Proteins encoded in a region of the Synergistaceae bacterium genome:
- a CDS encoding restriction endonuclease, whose translation MNERSELNFNIGSEMETSDYENLVTQIMAKVNTLSQTGFEQLVTDLLIRMGYEVYKNARRRIASSAIQGIIVEDRPGYNPIYIQTRKLEKGTIITSWSMQTFGDAITRKAGRGLLVTNANFSKPAQDYAKEKHIILIDGHILARLMIVHNFCVNVREVVEFKSIDPGAFKDYEI comes from the coding sequence ATGAATGAACGATCAGAATTAAATTTTAATATCGGCTCCGAAATGGAGACTTCGGACTATGAAAATTTAGTTACTCAAATCATGGCGAAGGTTAATACGCTTTCACAGACGGGATTTGAGCAGCTTGTTACTGATTTGTTGATTCGTATGGGCTATGAGGTCTACAAGAACGCAAGAAGACGCATAGCAAGTTCAGCCATTCAAGGAATAATAGTTGAAGACAGACCGGGCTATAATCCGATTTACATTCAGACCAGAAAATTAGAGAAGGGGACAATAATTACAAGCTGGAGTATGCAGACATTCGGAGACGCAATCACACGCAAGGCCGGACGGGGTTTACTTGTAACAAATGCAAATTTCTCGAAGCCTGCACAAGATTACGCAAAGGAGAAGCACATAATTTTAATTGACGGCCATATTTTAGCGCGCTTGATGATAGTACATAATTTTTGCGTGAACGTCCGTGAAGTTGTAGAGTTCAAGTCAATAGATCCGGGAGCATTCAAGGACTATGAGATTTGA
- a CDS encoding bifunctional adenosylcobinamide kinase/adenosylcobinamide-phosphate guanylyltransferase, producing MNAGKFILVSGSSGSGKSLYAENLLNPDSHKIYIATAKIYDDEMRERVARHKLMRADKNFITIEKSQNLAEIANLCQDSSVLIESLTTWTANEIFCGKIINDSDSVINKIFRDFMHIKSICNKIILVSDNIFCGGITYDDLTEHYIKTLAELLKIFAREADDVIEIFSGLSLHYKN from the coding sequence ATGAATGCAGGAAAATTTATATTAGTCTCTGGTTCATCAGGAAGCGGGAAAAGCCTTTACGCCGAAAATTTATTAAACCCTGACTCACACAAAATCTACATAGCTACAGCAAAAATTTATGATGACGAAATGAGAGAACGAGTCGCACGTCATAAATTAATGAGAGCAGACAAAAATTTTATCACAATCGAGAAATCTCAAAACTTGGCCGAAATCGCGAATTTATGCCAAGACTCAAGCGTCCTAATCGAATCCCTTACTACTTGGACAGCCAACGAAATTTTTTGCGGCAAAATAATAAATGACTCCGACTCAGTAATCAACAAAATTTTTCGCGACTTCATGCACATTAAATCAATCTGCAATAAAATTATTCTCGTGTCAGACAATATTTTTTGCGGCGGGATAACTTATGATGACTTGACAGAACATTATATAAAGACTCTTGCTGAACTCCTGAAAATTTTTGCACGCGAGGCCGATGACGTAATAGAAATTTTTTCCGGATTGAGCTTACACTACAAAAACTAG